Proteins encoded in a region of the Clostridium beijerinckii genome:
- a CDS encoding Crp/Fnr family transcriptional regulator has protein sequence MKNISEQQLEELEIFNGVSKASLSKLKDFGEVKKYQPGNHLFRDKEEVSTLYVVLSGSISLYKLNENGNKRVIFILGKGKMINDVIIQDLPSSINCEIFEESYILSYDKSTFLKIMEDDFILTKNVMFSLAMKVRRLYRQLKNATGVVRMEKKLAAKLWKLSRDYGVKCEDGVTINMNISVTYLADLLGSKRETVSRSLKILLDNKLIKYDNKKIKVIDQDKLSKFFKAP, from the coding sequence ATGAAAAATATTTCTGAACAACAGTTAGAGGAGTTAGAAATTTTTAATGGTGTTTCTAAAGCATCTCTAAGCAAGCTTAAGGATTTTGGAGAAGTTAAAAAGTATCAGCCTGGAAATCATCTTTTTAGAGATAAGGAAGAAGTATCTACTTTATATGTAGTATTAAGTGGAAGTATATCTCTATATAAATTGAATGAGAATGGAAATAAACGTGTAATATTCATTTTGGGTAAAGGTAAAATGATTAATGATGTTATTATACAAGATTTACCGTCGTCTATAAATTGTGAGATATTTGAAGAGTCTTACATATTAAGTTATGATAAATCTACATTTTTAAAGATTATGGAGGATGATTTTATCCTTACCAAGAATGTTATGTTCTCATTAGCTATGAAAGTAAGAAGATTGTATAGGCAGCTAAAGAATGCAACAGGTGTAGTAAGAATGGAAAAGAAACTTGCGGCAAAGCTTTGGAAACTTAGCAGAGATTATGGAGTTAAGTGTGAGGATGGAGTAACTATTAATATGAATATAAGTGTAACATATCTAGCAGATTTACTTGGTTCAAAAAGAGAAACTGTATCCAGATCACTAAAAATACTTTTGGACAATAAATTAATTAAGTATGATAATAAAAAGATTAAAGTAATTGATCAAGATAAATTATCAAAATTTTTTAAAGCACCGTGA
- the asrA gene encoding anaerobic sulfite reductase subunit AsrA: protein MGYKLSKNDINKVFEDLSKEYVVYAPKLFEGEGTFSDTDRVRYGEIKTIDDIVFNQKAQYSYKEVLLPISQTLFYFTEDSIKEADAPKKGAIIFLRSCDLHAVKRMDDIYLRNGQEDYYYKRIRENAKFILMGCENSFENCFCVSMETNKNDEYNAYLKVDGDNVYVDVKDEVLENLFKADETLDVKPDFVTENNVKVSIPDNLSLDIMKSDMWKEYSARCIACGRCNFVCPTCTCFTMQDVFYTDNGKTGERRRVWASCHVDGYTDMAGGHSFRLDKGQRMRFKVLHKVYDYKKKWGYHMCVGCGRCDDICPEYISFSNCVNKLKEGMKEVADNE, encoded by the coding sequence ATGGGATATAAATTAAGCAAAAATGATATTAATAAAGTATTCGAAGATTTATCAAAAGAATATGTAGTATATGCACCAAAATTATTTGAAGGTGAAGGTACTTTTTCTGATACTGATAGAGTACGTTATGGCGAAATAAAAACAATAGATGATATAGTTTTTAATCAAAAGGCTCAATATTCATATAAAGAAGTATTACTTCCTATATCTCAAACACTTTTCTATTTCACAGAAGATTCCATAAAGGAAGCAGATGCTCCTAAAAAAGGTGCTATCATTTTCTTAAGAAGCTGTGACTTACACGCGGTAAAACGTATGGATGATATTTATTTAAGAAATGGACAAGAAGATTATTATTATAAGAGAATAAGAGAAAATGCAAAGTTTATTTTAATGGGATGTGAAAACTCATTTGAAAATTGTTTTTGTGTAAGTATGGAAACAAATAAAAATGATGAATATAATGCATACTTAAAAGTAGATGGCGATAATGTATACGTAGATGTTAAAGATGAGGTTTTAGAAAATCTATTTAAAGCTGATGAAACTTTAGATGTTAAACCAGACTTTGTAACAGAAAATAATGTAAAGGTTTCTATACCAGATAATCTTTCCTTAGATATTATGAAATCAGATATGTGGAAAGAATACAGTGCTCGTTGTATTGCTTGCGGAAGATGTAACTTTGTTTGTCCTACATGTACTTGTTTTACAATGCAGGATGTCTTCTATACTGATAATGGTAAAACAGGGGAAAGACGAAGAGTATGGGCATCTTGCCATGTAGATGGATATACAGATATGGCTGGAGGACATAGTTTTAGGTTAGATAAAGGACAACGTATGCGTTTTAAAGTGCTACACAAAGTATATGACTATAAAAAGAAATGGGGATATCATATGTGCGTGGGATGTGGAAGATGTGATGATATCTGCCCAGAATATATATCATTCTCTAACTGTGTGAATAAACTAAAAGAGGGTATGAAAGAGGTGGCAGACAATGAGTAA
- the trxA gene encoding thioredoxin, translated as MKIVDTNEFKNEIESGVTVVDFFATWCGPCKMLSPVLEGLAGEMEGKAKFIKVDIDQSLDLANEFQISSVPTMIIFKDGQKAEQLIGFLPKEKIQQAIESNL; from the coding sequence ATGAAAATAGTAGATACTAATGAATTTAAAAATGAAATAGAGAGTGGAGTTACAGTTGTAGATTTCTTTGCAACTTGGTGTGGACCTTGTAAAATGTTATCTCCAGTGCTTGAAGGATTAGCAGGCGAAATGGAAGGAAAGGCTAAATTTATTAAAGTTGATATAGATCAAAGTTTAGACTTAGCAAATGAGTTTCAAATTTCAAGCGTTCCAACAATGATAATATTCAAAGATGGACAAAAAGCAGAGCAACTTATAGGATTTTTACCAAAAGAAAAAATTCAACAAGCAATTGAAAGTAATCTATAA
- the hcp gene encoding hydroxylamine reductase — protein sequence MDNKMFCFQCQEAAGCTGCTVKGVCGKTPDLAKMQDLLIYVTRGLSEVATKAREEGIVVSQAINTTVTMNLFTTITNANFDKEVFYGRVKDTLKIKEELLGKLANKESLSAAALYNAETREEMEAKAETVGVLATENEDIRSLRELITYGLKGLSAYMKHANALGYEDENICAFMQKALSLTADNNVTIDEYIALTLETGKVGVDGMALLDKANTESYGNPEITKVNIGVGTNPGILISGHDLKDLEQLLIQTEGTGVDVYTHSEMLPAHYYPHLKKYSHLVGNYGNAWWKQPEEFESFNGPILMTTNCIVPPRDSYKGRLYTTGASGYEGCTHIAADENGKKDFSAIIEQAKKCAAPTQIEEGEIIGGFAHNQVLALADKVVDAVKTGAIKKFFVMAGCDGRQKARSYYTDFAAALPKDTVILTAGCAKYKYNKLDLGDIGGIPRVLDAGQCNDSYSLAVIALKLKEVFGLEDINELPIAFNIAWYEQKAVIVLLSLLHLGVKNIHLGPTLPAFLSPNVANVLVENFGIGGITNVEDDMEMFLR from the coding sequence ATGGATAATAAAATGTTTTGTTTTCAATGTCAAGAAGCAGCAGGATGTACAGGATGTACTGTAAAAGGTGTGTGTGGTAAGACTCCAGACCTTGCTAAAATGCAGGATTTATTAATATACGTGACTAGAGGGTTATCAGAAGTTGCAACAAAAGCTAGAGAAGAAGGTATCGTTGTATCACAAGCTATTAATACTACAGTAACAATGAATCTTTTCACTACTATAACTAATGCTAACTTTGATAAAGAAGTATTTTATGGAAGAGTAAAAGATACTTTAAAAATAAAAGAAGAATTATTAGGAAAATTAGCTAACAAAGAAAGCTTAAGTGCAGCTGCGTTATATAATGCAGAAACAAGAGAAGAAATGGAAGCTAAAGCAGAGACTGTTGGTGTATTAGCTACTGAAAATGAAGACATCAGAAGTTTAAGAGAACTTATTACTTATGGATTAAAAGGTTTATCTGCATACATGAAACATGCAAATGCTTTAGGATATGAAGATGAAAATATATGTGCATTCATGCAAAAAGCATTATCATTAACTGCTGATAACAACGTAACAATAGATGAATATATAGCATTAACTTTGGAAACAGGAAAAGTTGGTGTTGATGGAATGGCTTTATTAGATAAAGCTAATACAGAAAGTTATGGTAATCCAGAAATAACAAAAGTAAATATCGGAGTTGGAACAAATCCAGGAATATTAATTTCAGGACATGACTTAAAAGATTTAGAACAATTATTAATTCAAACAGAAGGAACAGGAGTAGATGTTTATACTCACTCAGAAATGTTACCAGCTCATTATTATCCACATTTAAAGAAATACTCACACTTAGTAGGTAACTACGGAAACGCATGGTGGAAACAACCAGAAGAATTCGAAAGCTTTAATGGACCAATACTTATGACTACAAACTGTATAGTTCCTCCAAGAGATAGCTATAAGGGTAGATTATATACTACTGGTGCATCAGGATATGAAGGTTGTACTCATATAGCTGCTGACGAAAACGGAAAGAAGGATTTCTCAGCAATTATTGAACAAGCTAAAAAATGTGCGGCTCCAACTCAAATTGAAGAAGGAGAAATAATTGGTGGATTTGCTCACAACCAAGTATTAGCATTAGCTGATAAAGTAGTTGACGCAGTAAAAACTGGAGCAATTAAGAAATTCTTCGTTATGGCAGGATGCGATGGTAGACAAAAAGCTAGATCATACTACACAGATTTTGCTGCAGCGCTTCCAAAGGATACTGTTATCTTAACAGCTGGGTGTGCAAAATATAAATATAACAAATTAGATTTAGGAGATATTGGTGGAATTCCAAGAGTTTTAGATGCAGGACAATGTAATGATTCATATTCATTAGCAGTAATTGCACTAAAATTAAAAGAAGTATTTGGTCTTGAAGATATAAATGAATTACCAATAGCATTTAACATTGCTTGGTATGAACAAAAAGCTGTAATAGTTTTATTATCTCTATTACACTTAGGAGTAAAAAACATTCACTTAGGACCAACTCTTCCAGCATTCCTTTCACCAAATGTAGCTAATGTTCTAGTAGAGAACTTCGGTATAGGTGGAATTACAAATGTTGAAGATGATATGGAAATGTTCTTAAGATAA
- the asrB gene encoding anaerobic sulfite reductase subunit AsrB — translation MSKNEYIPFLSEIKEVIKHTEIEYTFRMEFNGDVKPGQFFEVSLPKFGEAPISVSGIGEGTVDLTIRRVGKVTNEIFNNYVGDKLFLRGPYGNGFDIENYKGKELIVVAGGTGLSPVRGVVDYFAKNAGEAESFTLIAGFKSPNDVLFKDDIKIWKSNINLILTVDNAEEGYNGNVGMVTKYIPDLLIKDINNAAVIVVGPPIMMKFTVAEFLKRGIDENNIWISQERKMCCGIGKCGHCKIDDTYICLDGPVFNYSKGKLLID, via the coding sequence ATGAGTAAAAATGAATATATTCCTTTTTTATCGGAAATTAAAGAAGTAATTAAACATACAGAAATAGAATATACTTTTCGAATGGAGTTTAATGGTGATGTAAAACCAGGACAGTTCTTTGAAGTTTCATTACCAAAGTTTGGTGAAGCGCCTATTTCAGTAAGTGGTATTGGAGAGGGTACTGTAGACTTAACTATAAGACGTGTTGGAAAAGTAACTAATGAAATATTTAATAATTATGTTGGCGATAAATTATTTCTAAGAGGACCTTATGGTAATGGCTTTGATATTGAAAATTACAAAGGAAAAGAATTAATAGTTGTTGCAGGGGGAACAGGTCTTTCTCCAGTAAGAGGAGTTGTAGATTACTTTGCAAAAAATGCAGGTGAAGCAGAAAGTTTCACTCTAATTGCAGGATTTAAATCTCCTAATGACGTTTTATTCAAAGATGATATTAAAATATGGAAAAGTAATATAAATCTTATTCTAACTGTTGATAATGCAGAAGAGGGATACAATGGCAATGTTGGAATGGTAACAAAATATATTCCTGATTTACTAATAAAGGATATTAATAATGCAGCAGTTATTGTAGTAGGACCTCCTATTATGATGAAGTTTACTGTTGCAGAGTTTTTAAAACGTGGTATAGATGAAAATAATATTTGGATTTCACAAGAAAGAAAAATGTGTTGTGGAATAGGAAAGTGTGGACACTGTAAAATAGATGATACTTATATTTGTTTAGATGGTCCTGTTTTCAATTATTCAAAAGGCAAATTATTAATAGATTAG
- a CDS encoding MarR family winged helix-turn-helix transcriptional regulator, whose protein sequence is MNKSKKYESIKLDNQVCFSLYAASREIIKLYKPILDKFNLTYTQYIAMLVLWEDEKSTVKDIGRRLHLDSGTLTPLLKKIEGMGLITRYRDTNDDRVVIVELTEKGRLLKDDILEVPRQIVCKANISTESAIELKRNLDELLKSLE, encoded by the coding sequence ATGAATAAATCAAAAAAATATGAAAGTATCAAATTAGACAATCAAGTTTGCTTTTCTTTATATGCAGCATCAAGGGAAATAATAAAATTATATAAACCAATTTTAGATAAATTCAATCTAACATATACACAATATATTGCAATGCTTGTATTATGGGAAGATGAAAAGAGTACGGTTAAGGATATAGGACGAAGATTGCACTTAGATTCTGGTACATTGACGCCACTATTAAAGAAGATTGAAGGAATGGGACTAATAACAAGATATAGAGACACAAATGATGATAGAGTAGTAATTGTTGAATTAACTGAAAAAGGAAGACTTCTAAAGGATGACATATTAGAAGTACCACGTCAAATAGTATGTAAAGCTAACATATCAACTGAAAGTGCTATTGAATTAAAAAGAAATTTAGATGAATTATTAAAATCTTTAGAGTAA
- a CDS encoding Crp/Fnr family transcriptional regulator, with protein sequence MEDVLNKLKGNEFFQDLSVEEIRDLILNIGYNLRSYKKGEIIANEEDECNSLGFVLEGIVEIQRIYLSGKQIILKRLSNGDVFGEALVFSKKSKYPSTVIAFSECNILYISRADILKLCTSDERVLGNFMSSLSNKIFMLNSKIKSIAFKSIKHKVINYILEQAKSQKSEIVKLKENKEEIASSLGIPRPSLSRELMNLRDLNYIEFDRNIIKILNIEELEAELFD encoded by the coding sequence ATGGAAGATGTACTTAATAAATTAAAGGGGAATGAATTTTTTCAAGATTTAAGTGTTGAGGAAATTAGAGATCTTATTTTAAATATTGGATATAATTTAAGATCATATAAAAAGGGAGAAATTATTGCTAATGAAGAAGATGAATGCAATAGTTTAGGTTTTGTTTTAGAGGGGATAGTCGAAATTCAAAGAATATACCTTAGCGGAAAACAAATAATTCTAAAGAGACTAAGTAATGGAGATGTATTTGGTGAGGCATTAGTATTCTCAAAGAAATCAAAATATCCATCTACAGTTATAGCTTTTAGTGAATGTAATATACTTTATATAAGCAGAGCAGACATACTAAAATTATGTACAAGTGATGAAAGAGTATTAGGGAACTTTATGTCTTCATTGAGTAATAAGATATTTATGTTAAATTCAAAGATAAAAAGTATAGCTTTTAAAAGTATCAAACATAAGGTTATAAACTACATATTAGAACAGGCAAAGAGCCAAAAAAGTGAAATAGTTAAACTGAAAGAAAATAAAGAAGAAATTGCATCTTCACTAGGTATTCCTAGACCATCTTTATCAAGAGAATTAATGAATCTTAGAGATCTAAATTATATTGAGTTTGATAGAAATATAATTAAAATTTTAAATATTGAAGAGTTAGAAGCAGAATTATTTGATTAA
- a CDS encoding APC family permease: protein MLKKIQSLLIGRALKTNELAEEKFSVLWGLPILSSDAISSVAYASEEILLVLIPILGMRAYGSMIEIAIAITVLLGIIVFSYRQIIDNFPHGGGSYIVASENIGKLPGLVAASSLIIDYLLTVAVSTCAGAAAITSAIPALLPYQPLIAIFVIGLITLGNLRGIRDSSKLFGIPTYLFILSIIIMIVTGVFKVLVLKETPEQLYVVPQAAGDLTLLLFLKAFSSGCTALTGIEAVSDGIPNFKNPAQKNAKIVLGTLACIVFTIFGGISYLSTMYKAVPGQDITVIAQIAIQVFGQNSLMFFIVQATTAIILTLAANTAFSDLPLLLSILAKDGYVPRQLGKRGTRLSFSNGIVLLFLVSSLLVYIADGSTHMLLSLYAVGVFISFTLSQFGMFRKWTKSKEGHWRHKAFINGLGAAVTAATCIIIGVEKFKHGAWIVLVCIPILVTGMLRVRRHYTKVRENLKIETGLESLIVREAITKHVIVPVQTINKSFIKSLNCALTLGENIEVYHVSTDEEVTKKLIEKYNKLGIAAQLVIENAPYRNVNEKLLAYVEEKHKQLKKHEVITIVMPQFIIHKWWHQTLHNQTSILLRRSILKMRNVVIVTVPYIINE, encoded by the coding sequence ATGTTAAAAAAAATTCAATCATTATTGATTGGAAGAGCTCTTAAAACTAACGAATTAGCTGAAGAAAAATTTAGTGTTCTTTGGGGATTGCCAATATTATCAAGCGATGCTATTTCATCGGTAGCTTATGCAAGTGAAGAAATACTATTAGTCCTTATACCTATTCTTGGTATGCGCGCATATGGATCGATGATAGAAATAGCAATAGCAATTACAGTTTTATTAGGAATAATAGTGTTTTCATATAGACAAATAATCGATAATTTTCCTCATGGGGGCGGATCGTATATTGTTGCAAGCGAAAATATAGGTAAGCTTCCAGGATTGGTGGCAGCGTCATCATTGATAATTGATTATTTGCTAACTGTTGCAGTTAGTACCTGTGCAGGAGCAGCTGCAATAACATCAGCAATTCCAGCATTGTTGCCGTATCAACCGTTAATAGCTATTTTTGTAATAGGGTTAATAACATTAGGGAATCTTAGAGGAATAAGGGATTCATCTAAGTTATTTGGAATACCAACATATTTATTTATATTATCAATAATAATAATGATAGTAACAGGAGTATTCAAAGTATTAGTATTGAAAGAAACTCCGGAGCAATTATACGTAGTTCCACAAGCTGCTGGAGATTTGACTTTGTTATTATTCCTAAAGGCCTTTTCTTCGGGATGTACTGCATTGACAGGTATCGAAGCGGTAAGTGATGGAATACCTAATTTTAAAAATCCAGCCCAGAAGAATGCAAAAATAGTATTAGGAACATTAGCTTGTATTGTTTTTACTATATTTGGTGGGATATCATATCTCTCAACAATGTACAAAGCAGTTCCAGGTCAAGATATTACAGTAATAGCACAAATAGCAATCCAAGTTTTTGGACAAAATAGCTTAATGTTTTTTATAGTACAAGCTACGACAGCTATTATTCTTACACTTGCAGCTAATACTGCATTCTCAGACTTGCCTCTACTGTTATCAATATTGGCTAAGGATGGATATGTTCCAAGACAACTTGGGAAAAGGGGAACTAGATTAAGTTTTTCAAATGGAATAGTATTGTTGTTTCTAGTATCTTCACTTTTAGTTTATATTGCAGATGGTAGTACCCATATGTTGTTATCTCTATATGCAGTTGGTGTATTTATATCATTCACACTATCACAATTTGGAATGTTTAGAAAATGGACTAAGAGCAAGGAAGGGCATTGGAGACATAAAGCTTTTATAAATGGTTTAGGGGCAGCTGTTACAGCAGCGACATGCATAATAATAGGTGTAGAGAAGTTTAAGCATGGAGCATGGATTGTGCTTGTATGTATACCGATACTCGTGACAGGAATGTTAAGAGTTAGAAGACACTATACTAAGGTTAGAGAAAACTTAAAAATAGAAACAGGTTTAGAGAGTTTAATTGTAAGAGAAGCCATAACTAAACATGTTATTGTACCAGTTCAAACAATTAATAAATCTTTCATAAAGAGTTTAAATTGTGCTTTAACTCTTGGTGAGAACATAGAAGTTTATCATGTTAGTACAGATGAAGAAGTAACAAAGAAGCTAATAGAAAAGTATAATAAGCTTGGGATAGCAGCGCAATTAGTTATAGAAAATGCGCCATACAGAAATGTTAATGAGAAACTTTTAGCGTATGTGGAAGAAAAACATAAGCAGTTAAAGAAACATGAAGTAATAACAATAGTAATGCCTCAATTTATCATACATAAATGGTGGCATCAGACACTTCATAATCAAACATCAATACTCTTAAGAAGATCTATACTTAAGATGAGAAATGTAGTTATTGTAACTGTGCCTTATATAATTAATGAATAG
- a CDS encoding glutathione peroxidase, translating into MNFYSFSANKMNGQEVKMEEYKGKVVLIVNTASKCGFTPQFEELEDIYKEYKDQGLEILGFPCNQFAKQDPSSNEEINSFCKLNYGVTFTMFEKIDVNGTSAHPLYEFLKNKKRGFFNKEIKWNFTKFLVNKDGEVIGRYSPTTKPLKIKEDIINLLNA; encoded by the coding sequence ATGAATTTTTATAGTTTTTCTGCAAATAAAATGAATGGTCAAGAAGTAAAAATGGAAGAATATAAAGGAAAAGTAGTTTTAATAGTAAATACTGCGAGTAAGTGTGGATTTACACCACAATTTGAAGAGTTAGAAGATATTTATAAGGAATATAAAGATCAGGGATTAGAAATATTAGGTTTTCCATGCAATCAGTTTGCTAAACAAGATCCATCTAGCAATGAGGAAATAAATTCGTTTTGCAAATTAAATTATGGAGTTACTTTCACTATGTTTGAGAAAATTGATGTAAATGGAACCAGTGCACATCCGCTATATGAATTCTTGAAAAATAAAAAAAGAGGATTCTTTAATAAGGAGATAAAATGGAATTTTACTAAGTTTTTAGTTAATAAAGATGGAGAAGTTATAGGGAGATATTCTCCAACAACAAAGCCATTAAAAATTAAAGAAGATATTATAAATTTGTTAAATGCTTAA
- a CDS encoding formate/nitrite transporter family protein — MFCEEFNSVIMAAKAKVNLLKTNKLGYFISSMLAGLYVGMGIMLIFTIGGLLGGSGSPATKIVMGVSFGVALSLVIMAGSELFTGNNFIMTAASLRKEVKWTDTINIWIVCFIGNLVGSIIAGYLFYSTGLTAGPVGEFIAKTSAAKMSVPFLPLLVRGIFCNILVCLATWCSFKLKSESAKLIMIFWCLFAFITAGFEHSVANMTLLTIGLLNPGAASVSVMGYVYNIGVVTLGNMIGGAVFLALPYYIISKKK, encoded by the coding sequence ATGTTTTGTGAAGAATTTAACAGTGTAATTATGGCAGCCAAGGCAAAAGTTAATTTATTAAAGACAAATAAACTAGGATATTTCATAAGTTCAATGCTTGCAGGTCTTTATGTAGGTATGGGAATTATGCTTATATTCACAATAGGAGGATTATTAGGTGGTAGTGGATCACCTGCTACAAAAATAGTCATGGGAGTATCCTTTGGAGTTGCCCTTAGTTTAGTAATTATGGCGGGATCAGAACTTTTTACAGGAAACAACTTTATTATGACAGCTGCTTCTTTAAGAAAAGAAGTAAAGTGGACAGATACTATTAACATTTGGATAGTTTGTTTTATAGGAAATTTAGTTGGTTCAATTATTGCAGGATATTTATTTTATTCTACAGGACTTACAGCTGGACCCGTTGGAGAGTTTATTGCAAAAACATCAGCAGCTAAAATGAGTGTACCATTTTTACCATTATTAGTACGTGGAATTTTTTGTAATATACTAGTTTGCTTAGCTACATGGTGTAGTTTTAAATTAAAAAGTGAATCAGCTAAGCTTATTATGATATTTTGGTGTTTATTTGCATTTATAACAGCAGGTTTTGAACATAGTGTTGCTAATATGACTCTTTTAACAATTGGATTACTTAATCCAGGAGCTGCAAGTGTAAGCGTTATGGGTTATGTGTACAACATAGGTGTAGTAACACTTGGAAATATGATTGGTGGAGCAGTATTTCTAGCATTACCTTATTATATAATTTCAAAAAAGAAGTAA
- the asrC gene encoding sulfite reductase subunit C has translation MDLNTKAIKKNAFRVTKKRGITASRIRVPGGHLDAELLGMIQEISQKYGDGTVHITTRQGFEVPGISFEDMDKVNELLQPIIEKLEINQEIPGKGYTAAGTRNVSACVGNNVCPFANYNTTNFAKKIEKAIFPNDLHFKIALTGCPNDCIKARTHDFGIIGMTEPQYNIDRCVSCMACVKACKKKSVGALEAINYKIVRNKEKCIGCGECANACPTGAWTRSKEKYYKLVLMGRSGKKNPRLAEDFLIWADEQSIIKIILNTYKFVEEYIDKDAPGGKEHIGYIIDRVGFEEYKKWALKDVEFPEKTIIKERIYWSGIHFC, from the coding sequence GTGGATTTAAATACAAAGGCAATCAAGAAAAATGCTTTTAGAGTCACTAAAAAAAGAGGGATAACTGCCTCTAGAATTAGAGTTCCTGGAGGGCATTTAGATGCAGAATTATTAGGAATGATACAAGAAATATCACAAAAGTATGGTGATGGAACTGTTCATATAACAACACGTCAAGGTTTTGAAGTACCAGGTATAAGCTTTGAGGATATGGATAAAGTAAATGAATTGTTACAACCAATTATTGAAAAATTAGAAATAAATCAAGAAATACCAGGCAAAGGATATACTGCTGCAGGAACTAGAAATGTATCAGCATGTGTTGGAAACAATGTTTGTCCGTTTGCTAATTATAATACAACTAATTTTGCAAAGAAAATAGAAAAAGCTATTTTCCCAAATGATTTACATTTTAAAATCGCATTAACAGGATGTCCTAATGATTGTATTAAAGCAAGAACACATGACTTTGGGATAATTGGAATGACAGAACCACAATATAATATTGATAGATGTGTAAGTTGCATGGCATGTGTGAAAGCTTGTAAGAAAAAATCAGTAGGAGCACTTGAAGCTATTAACTATAAAATAGTAAGAAATAAAGAAAAATGTATTGGTTGTGGTGAATGTGCAAATGCATGTCCTACAGGAGCATGGACAAGAAGCAAAGAAAAATATTATAAGTTAGTTCTTATGGGAAGATCAGGTAAGAAGAACCCTCGTCTTGCAGAAGATTTCTTAATTTGGGCTGATGAGCAAAGTATAATTAAAATAATATTAAATACTTATAAATTTGTTGAAGAATATATAGACAAAGATGCTCCAGGTGGAAAAGAGCATATTGGTTATATAATTGATAGAGTTGGATTTGAAGAATATAAAAAGTGGGCATTAAAGGATGTAGAATTCCCAGAAAAAACTATCATCAAAGAACGTATCTATTGGAGTGGAATACATTTCTGCTAG
- a CDS encoding NAD(P)/FAD-dependent oxidoreductase has product MSERYDIAIIGSGPAGLSAALNARIRKKNFIIFGNKELTSKLAKAHEINNYLGFYKKSGKELQEEFNKHLEEMDINITEERINNVYAMGDYFALMVNEKMYEATSVILATGVEYGKLFDGEERLLGKGVGYCATCDAPLYRGKVVTIVSYNKHEEEEANFIASIASKVNYIPMYKEKVEVDPSIEIINDTPVGIIGEDKVSKLKLKNSEIETDGIFILRDSISPGQLVPGLKIVDNHIEVDRLMRTSIKGCFAAGDIVGKPYQYIKSAGEGNIAALSAVSYVDSVSKK; this is encoded by the coding sequence ATGAGCGAAAGATATGATATAGCAATAATAGGAAGTGGACCTGCAGGTTTGTCAGCTGCATTGAATGCAAGAATAAGAAAAAAGAATTTTATAATATTTGGGAATAAGGAACTTACTAGTAAGCTTGCAAAAGCTCATGAAATAAATAATTATCTAGGTTTTTATAAAAAAAGCGGTAAAGAATTGCAAGAAGAGTTTAATAAACATTTAGAAGAAATGGATATAAATATAACTGAAGAGCGAATTAATAATGTATATGCAATGGGAGACTATTTTGCTTTAATGGTAAATGAAAAAATGTATGAAGCTACATCGGTAATATTAGCAACAGGTGTTGAGTATGGAAAATTATTTGACGGAGAAGAAAGACTTCTTGGAAAAGGAGTAGGATATTGTGCAACTTGTGATGCCCCGTTATATAGAGGAAAAGTAGTTACAATAGTTTCTTATAATAAGCATGAGGAAGAAGAGGCTAATTTTATTGCATCAATAGCATCTAAAGTAAATTACATTCCTATGTATAAGGAAAAAGTTGAGGTAGATCCTTCTATAGAAATTATAAATGATACACCAGTTGGAATTATAGGAGAGGATAAAGTAAGCAAGCTGAAGTTAAAGAATTCAGAAATTGAAACAGATGGTATTTTTATACTTAGAGATAGTATTTCTCCAGGGCAATTAGTACCAGGATTAAAGATAGTTGATAACCATATTGAGGTAGATAGATTAATGAGAACGAGTATTAAAGGATGTTTCGCAGCTGGCGATATTGTTGGAAAGCCATATCAATATATAAAGTCAGCTGGAGAAGGCAATATAGCAGCTTTATCGGCAGTAAGTTATGTAGATTCTGTTTCTAAAAAATAG